In the Streptomyces sp. WMMC940 genome, AAGACCCCGTACTCGGGCGAGGAGCGTCACACCCGCCGCATCGAGATGCTCGAGCGGTACGAGGCCACCGGCGAGCTCCCCCCGATCCCGGCCCACCACCCCCAGGAGCCGACCGCCTGATGCCCGAAGGGCACACCATCCATCGACTGGCCGCCGACTACCGGGAACGGTTCGGCGGCCGGTCCGTGCGGGTCACCAGCCCGCAGGGCAAGTTCGCCGACTCCGCGGCGCTGCTCGACGGCACCGCCCTGGAGCGCACCGAGGCCCACGGCAAGCACCTCTTCCTCGGCTTCGGCGGCTCCGACGGCGGTGAGTGGATCCACATCCACCTCGGCCTGTTCGGCAAGGTGGACTTCGGCGACGCGCCCGCGCCGCCGCCCACCGACACCGTGCGCCTGCGGCTCGCGAACGCCGGGTCGTACGTCGATCTGCGGGGCCCCACGGCCTGCGCCCTGATCACGGACTGCGAGAAGGCCGCGATACACGCGCGGCTGGGCCCCGACCCGCTCCGGCCCGACGACGGTCCCGAGCGAGCCTGGGCGAGGATCTCCCGCTCCCGCACGACGATCGCCGCCCTGCTCATGGACCAGAACGTCGTCGCGGGCGTCGGCAACGTCTACCGCGCGGAAGTGCTCTTCCGGCACGGCATCGATCCGTACCGCGCGGGCAGGGATCTCACCGAGCGGGAATGGCACGCCCTCTGGGGGGACCTGGTCGGCCTGATGCGCGAGGGCGTACGGAACAACCGCATCGACACCGTCCGTCCGGAGCACATGCCGGAGGCGATGGGCCGGCCGCCGCGCGTCGACGACCACGGCGGCGAGGTCTACGTCTACCGCCGGGCACAGCTGCCCTGCCACATCTGTGGCGGCGAGATCCGCACCGCCGGTCTCGCCGCCCGCAATCTCTTCTGGTGCCCCGGCTGCCAGCCCGCCTAGTGCCACATCGCCGCGGTCGACCGGGAGGGTCCCGACGTCCCTGGCATCGGACCTAGAAGCCGTGCGGCAGCCACGGCGCCACGTCGGACGCGAAGGCCGTCGATGCCTCCGCCAGCGCGCCACCGCGCAGTTCGCGCACCCGGCCCGCCCCCGCCAGCGACGAAAGCGTCACCCCGCCCAGATAGGCGGCGCCCAACTCCCGCACGTTCAGGGACAGATCGGCCGGGCCTGCCGTACGCTCGCACGACGCCCCCTTGGCGTCCCCCGAGAGGCGCCAACGGCCCCCGTTCCAGGGGCAGAACGCGTCCTCGACCTCGAGGACCACGTCCACCGGCGTCCGGTACGTCCGCGCCTCCAGTGCCGCGCCCACGTCGACCAGCCGCGCGTGCAGCGAGTCCCGCACCCGGACACCGCAGCGCCGGACGTCCGAGACGAGATGCAGCAGCGGGTCGTCCACCGGCCGGTTTCGCGCCCGGATCCGCGACGTCAGGTCGACGCCGAAGAGGAAGCGCCACAGCGCCGCGTACGCAGCCGGGTCCAGCGCGTCGATGTCCCGCAGCAGGAGCGAGCCGTTCGGCCCCGAGGCGTCCCACTCAGGCTTGTTGTGGAAGCGGACGTAGCCCACGACCTCGCCGTCCCGTTCGGCGAGGACGCACTGCATCGCCGAGGCGCCCTCGCGTTGGGCGGGCGGGTCGAGCAGCGGAAGCCGCTCCCAGCCAGGGGTGCGCGCGAGCATCCCGGGCCGTGAGCCGAGCGTGCTCCGGTACAGCGCCTCGCACGCCTCCGCCGACTCCGCGGCGGGGGCGAACCGCAGCCGCACGTCGTCCGTCCCGGGCGGCGCGGTGATCCGCGCACGCACGGTGTCGATCTCCAGATTCAGCTGGTGGGTCGCGATGCCGTATCCGAACCGGCCGTAGATCTCCGGCTCGGAAGCCGTCAGCAGGGCCAGTGGCTCACCCAGCGCACGGACGTCGTCGAGCTGGCGCCGCATCATCGACGTGAGCACCCCGCGTCGCCGGTGGGTGGCGGCCACACTCACCATCGTGACCCCGGCGGCGGGAACGAACGCGCCGCCCGGGACCGACACCCGGAAGGAGAACGCCCCGGCCGTGCCGACCCAGTCTCCGCCGTCCAGTACGCCGAGCGAACGCTCGCACTCCGTGAGTTCGTTCCAGAGCTCGCGTTCCGACGGGGACTCCGGGACGCCGCCGAAGGCGAGCTCCAGCTTCCCGTACCACCGGTCCCACTCCTCGCGACGGAGTACCCGCAGTTCAGTCGTCATGCGCCATGCCTACCAGGGCACCGCGTCCGGTCGCGACCCGATTTCGAACGCAATGTCATGGGGTCCCCCTCCACGCCGGACGAGGGTGTGGATAGGGTCGCCGACGATGGCACGTGGCGCTGCGGACTCGTACACGGCCCGGATGCGCAAAGCGACGCACCGGGCCCGCACGACGCTGCGCAGGTCCGGGGTCGACTACTTCCGCGGCGACGGCTCCGACTGGATCGCGCTGGCCGGGCTCCTGCTGACCGTCCCGGCGATCGCCTGGGGAACCATCCTCATGCCGGTCTGGTGCACGCCGGCCGCCCTCGTCCTGCCGATCGTCGCGGGCGGACTGCTGCTGCGGCCCGCGAGCCTGCTCGGGCTCTACGCGGCCGCGGCCCTGGCGCTGATCGTCGAGTCACTCGTACTCGGCCCCTACACGGAAGGGCCGGCCCGGGTCACCCCGGGGACGGTGCTGGTGGTGGCGGCCTGCGGACTCTTCGGTCTGCTCATCGCCCAGTTCCGCGCCCGCGTCGGGGTGCCCTGGCGGCGGGGCGGCACGATGCTCTTCGACCTGCGCGAACGGATCCGGGTACAGAGCGCCCTGCCGCGCCTGCCGCAGGGCTGGCACCGCGAGATGGCCCTCCGCCCGGCCGGCGGCCAGTCGTTCTCCGGGGACTTCGTCGTCGCCGCCCGCACCAACGGCGGCCGCACCCTCGAAGTCGTCCTCACCGACGTCTCCGGCAAGGGCATGGACGCCGCGTCGCGCGCCCTGCTGCTGTCCGGCGCCTTCGGCGGGCTCCTCGGTTCCCTCCCACCGCACGGCTTCCTCCCCGCCGCCAACGGCTATCTCCTGCGCCAGGACTGGGACGAGGGCTTCGCGACCTCCGTCCACCTCGTGCTCGACCTGGACTCCGGTGACTACGAACTGCTCTCCGCCGGCCATCTGCCCGCACTCCAGCTCCACGCGGGCACCGGCCGCTGGGAGGAGCAGGCAGCGGAGGGCCCGCTGCTCGGAGTGTACGAGGGCGCCCAGTTCGACCCGGTCAAGGGCACTCTGCGCCCCGGCGACGTGCTGATGCTCTTCACCGACGGCCTCGTCGAGGCGAACGACCGGGACATCGCCGAGGGCATGGACCGGCTCACCGGCGAGGCCGACCGCTATGTGGCGACGGGTTTCGAGGGGGCCGCCTGGCACCTCATCGAGGCCGTGGCGAAGGACGTCAACGACGACCGGGCCCTGCTGCTGATCCGCCGGGAACCGTGACCCCGCGGCCGGCGGGGCGCCCGTAGAGTCGGGCGCATGCCCAATCTCACGCTCGACCAGGTCGAGGCGATCGCCCGGGACGCCCATGCGCACCAGACCGACAAGGCAGGACGGCCCTACACCGAGCACATCCGGGCGGTGGCGGAGGGAGTGAGGACGCGGGGCGGCACCGACGAGCAGATCGCCGCCGCCTGGCTGCACGACGCGATCGAGGACGACGCGCTGTCGCGCGAATGGCTGGCCGCGGCGGAACTCCCGCAACAGGTCAAGGACTTGGTGGACGCCATGACCAAGCGCCCGGGGGAGGACGCCGAGTCGTACGCCCGGCGCATCCTCGCCACACCGGGCGCCCGACTCGTCAAGGAGGCCGACCTCGCCCACAACGCCGATCCGGACCGGCTCGCCCTGCTCGACGAACCGACCCGGGCCCGGCTCAGCGCGAAGTACGCGGCGATGAGGCGGCTGCTCGGCCTGACAGCCGGGTGACGTCCCGCCGGAACGCCCACGACAGTTCGGGCTCGGTCGCGAACCGCAGCGCACGCCGCACCGGCGGGGTGCAGAACAGCGTCACCGCCGCGGCCGTGGCGAGCGTGACCGCGACCGCCCCGGCCGGCTCCGCCAGCCACGGGTACTGCGCCACCAGCCCCAGGTAGTCCAGGGACTTCACCAGGAAGCCGTGGAGCAGGTAGCCGCAGATGGTGCCCGCGCCCAGCACGGTGAACCACGTCCTGCGACGCGGTACCCAGGCGAGGAAGGCGGCCGTCAGCAGCAGCGCGCAGCCGAACAGCCCGAAGGTCATCAGCGGCCCCGCCCACCACGGCGCGTCCAGCTCCTCGGCGCTGGTGGAGCGGTAGAACCAGCCCATCCGCACGTCCGGCGCCACCCAGTAGGTGAACACCGCCGCGGCCGCGACCACCGGGAGCGCCAGCAGCCGCACCTCCCGGCGCCGCAGCATCTGGAAGTGCTCCGGCCGCATCGACAGACCCAGCACGAAGAAGGGCAGGAACTGCAGGATGCGCTGGAGGTCGAGGTCCTGGCCGATGCCCGGGGTGAGTGAGCCGAGCGACGCGATGACCAGGGCCACCGCCAGCGGATACTTGATCGAACGCCACAGCGGCGTCGACAGCCGCCACACGAAGAGCGCGATCAGGAACCACGTGAGGTACAGCGGGTCGGTCAGGCTGAAGGGGTACTGGGGGTCGTCGTCCGCCCACCGCTTGAAGAGGGTGTAGGCGACCTCGAAGACGAAGAACGGCACCACGACACCGCTGACCAGCCGCTTCAGCTGGTCGGGGCGGGCCTGGAAACTCCGCGAGAAGTAGCCGGAGATGATGATGAACGCCGGCATGTGGAAGGTGTAGACGAACATGTACGCCGCCCTGGTGGCGCGGCTGCCGTCCATCACCGGCTCCCAGGCGTGCGCCACCGCCACCAGCACGATGGCGAGGTACTTGGCGTTGTCGAAGTAGGCGTCGCGTCTCTTGACCGGCGCCGCCTGAGCCTCCTGCGCCACCGGAGCCGGTGGGGCGGGCGGTGTCGCTTCGGCCGTCGCTGTCCTCCCGGGGAGGGGCTCCGGCTCACGGTGGGCGTCGGGGACGCGGTCCCTCTGCAATCCATTCGGAGCGTGGAACATTCGAGGCACCTTAACCGGGTCCAATGGAATTCGTAAAACCCACCGGGAAGATCTCCTGTATTCGTCACCGACACGACCATCAAACGTCCGATATGCCCCAATTAATCCTGCTTAAACGGGGTGAAACGTCGCAGCCCAAGGCATCGGTGAATTTCCTCACCGGTATTGTCCGAATTTCCTGTGACCCGCATGTGTGCATTTCGCACCGCCCGGGTAGCGGTAAGCGGTGACGCGCCGCCGCCCATCCGTCGGCGCATCGTGATGTGATCTGATCCATGTGCCGATGGTCCATCAGGCGGTCACCGCCGCCCGGCTGTTGGTGGCACGATGGTGGGGCGGGGGTGTGTGCGGGGCCGTATGCCCCCCGGTGGGCAAGGCGGACCGACCGAGGGTGTGATCAGTTGTGGCCATTTCACTGTCTGTGGTGCTGCTGTTGGCGATCATCCTCGTGGTGATGATCCGTGGCGGTTCGATCAAGGCCGGGCCCGCGATAGTCGCGGCGCTCTTCGGCTTCTTCCTCGCCTCGACCGGTATTGCGCCGTCGATCAACAACTTTCTGAACTCGCTCGCGGATTCGATCAACGCGATCAGATTCTGAACGCATCTCACTCGTCTTCTTCCGTCGATCGCCCCCGGCTCCGCACCGGGCCCGGACGACGGTCGGGGGCGGTGCGGAGCCGGGGGCGTACTCGCGGAGCACGTCAGGGTGCCGGGAACGCGTCGGGGTCGGACCGGAAGACATCTTCCGGTCCGGCCCGAGTCGAGTGGAGCGGGCGACGGAAGCCCACGCCCGGACCCCGCGTCCGGCCCGCGGAGCTAGCCGCTGGAGGACTTCCTCGGCGGCCTGCGGCGGCGGAAATCCGGCTCGCGTGCGAGAGCCGCGGCTGAACGGGCGCGCGAGGAACGCGCGGACCCGGCCAGGGGCCGGGAGACGCCTCAGGGCCAGGCCGAGGATTCCTCCTCCGACCTGGCCCTGAGCCATCTGGAGCGGGCGACGGGAATCGAACCCGCGTAGCTAGTTTGGAAGACTAGGGCTCTACCATTGAGCTACGCCCGCAAGCGCCGCGCCGCAGGTCGTGGTGGCCGCGGCACGAAGAGCATCGTAGCGGGTCCCCGGCGTCCGTCGCACACCCATTGCCCGCGGCCGTGCCCCCGCCGCCCCGAACGGCACCGTGCGCCCCGGGAACCCGCGGGAAAAGGGGGCTGACCACCGCCTGGGGGCATGTACCCTACGTGTCGCACCGACGGGGTGTGGCGCAGCTTGGTAGCGCGTCCGCTTTGGGAGCGGAAGGCCGTGGGTTCAAATCCCGCCACCCCGACCAACATCGCGATCACGCCTGGGCCAAGATCGCATTGTGGGGCTGATCCCGCTTGCGGTTACTATGCAATCTGTGTGCCCGTGTGTCTGACCGAGCGTCCGAAGCGCCGGGCCCGATCCGCTGCGCCGCCGCCGGACGACACTCCGTGGTGGGCCCAGCAGAACCCCAGAATTCAGCCATCAAGGAGACCGAAACCGTGAAGAGCGCCGTGGAGACCCTGAACCCGACCCGGGTTCGGCTCACTGTCGAGGTGCCCTTCGAGGAGCTCAAGGACAGCCTCGACGCGGCGTACAAGAAGATCAACCAGCAGGTCACGGTCAAGGGCTTCCGCAAGGGCAAGGTCCCGGCGCGCGTCATCGACCAGCGGTTCGGCCGCGGCGCGGTGCTGGAGGAGGCCGTCAACGACGCGCTCCCGAAGTTCTACACCGAGGCGGTCAACGAGGCGGAGATCAACCCGCTCGGCCAGCCCGAGGTCGACATCACCGAGCTGAAGGACGGCGAGACGCTGAACTTCACCGCCGAGGTCGACGTCCGCCCGGCCATCGAGATCCCGGACTTCTCCGGCATCGAGGTCGAGGTCGACGCCGTCGAGGTCTCCGACGAGGACGTCGAGAAGTCCGTCGACCAGCTGCGTACCCGCTTCGCCTCCACCTCCCCGGTCGAGCGCGCCGCCGCCGACGGTGACGTCGTGACGATCGACCTCGAGGCCAAGGTCGACGGTGAGGTCCTCGCGGACGGCGTCGCCGACGGCGTGCAGTACACGATCGGATCCGGAGAGCTCCTCGACGGCATCGACGAGGCCGTGACCGGCCTGGAGGCCGGCGGCGAGGCCACCTTCGCCTCGCAGCTGAAGGGCGGCTCCGCCGAGGGCAAGGACGCCGAGATCACCGTCAAGGTGACCCAGGTCGCCGCGCGCGAGCTCCCCGAGCTGGACGACGAGTTCGCCCAGATGGCCAGCGAGTTCGACACCCTCGAGGAGCTGAAGGCCGACAGCCGCAAGCGCCTGGAGAACATGAAGCAGTACGACCAGGCCACCCAGGCCCAGGAGCGCGTGCTCGAGAAGCTCCTGGAGCTGGTCGAGGTCCCGGTCCCCGAGAAGCTCCTCGAGGACGAGATCCGCACCCGCAAGCACAACCTGGAGCACCACCAGCTCGGCCAGATGGGACTCGACCTCGCCAAGTACCTGGAAATCCAGGGCAAGACCGAGGAGGAGTTCGACGCCGAGACCAAGGAGCAGGCGGTCAAGGGCATCAAGACCCAGTTCGTCCTCGACGAGCTGGTCTCCAGGGAGAAGCTCAACGTCAGCCAGGAGGAGCTCACCGAGCACCTCATGCGCCGCGCCGCCTCCTCCGGCATGTCCCCGGACCAGTTCGCCCAGGCCGTCGTCGAGGGCGGCCAGGTGCCGATGCTCGTGGGCGAGGTCGCCCGCGGCAAGGCTCTCGCCACCGTCGTCGAGGCCTCGACGGTCAAGGACACCAACGGCGAGGTCGTCGACATGAGCGACGACGAGGACGAGGTCGAGGAGGCCACCGAGGTCGCCGCCGCGGCCACCGGTGACGAGGAGAAGTCCGGGGCCTGAGCCTGGACTCCCGCCGGGACACGGGCGCGCCGAGCCGCGCCGCCCGCCCCTGGCGCCGATCCGTACGACGGGCCCGGAGCCGCGCACGCGCGCGCCCGGGCCCGTCGCCGTCCCCGGCAGCGCCACAGCCACCCTCGGGGAGGCGCGGGGACGAGCAGGCGCGGACCGTGCCGGCCGCACACCCGCGGGGCGTATTCATACCGGCGCGCGCCCCCTAGCTTGCGCTGCCAGCGAACAGTTCGGGAACCGGGATGGCGCCCGCCCACCAGCGCGTTAGGGTCCATGAATACGAGGGCAGGGGACTACCCGCCCGCGGGGATCGCCCCGCCCCCAGGTTCCAAGACGCTGAGACGGCCGCAGCCGTCAGAGACGAGCAGGTGGATTACGTGACGATTCTGATGCCTAACGCCGCCGGTGAGCCGTCCATCGGTGGAGGCCTCGGCGACCAGGTCTACAGCCGGCTGCTCGGCGAGCGCATCATCTTCCTGGGTCAGCAGGTGGACGACGACATCGCCAACAAGATCACGGCCCAGCTCCTTCTCCTGGCCGCCGATCCGGAGAAGGACATCTACCTCTACATCAACAGCCCCGGTGGCTCGGTGACGGCCGGCATGGCCATCTACGACACCATGCAGTACATCCCGAACGACGTCGTCACCATCGGCATGGGCATGGCCGCCTCCATGGGCCAGTTCCTGCTCACCGGCGGCACCGCCGGCAAGCGCTTCGCCCTGCCGCACACCGACATCCTGATGCACCAGGGCTCGGCCGGCATCGGCGGCACGGCCTCGGACATCAAGATCCAGGCCGAGTACCTGCTGCGCACCAAGCAGCGCATGGCCGAGATCACCGCCCGCCACTCCGGCCAGACCGTCGAGACGATCATCCGCGACGGCGACCGCGACCGCTGGTTCACGGCCGAGGAGGCCAAGGACTACGGGCTCATCGACGAGATCATCTCCGCCGCTTCGGGCGTTCCCGGCGGCGGCGGCACCGGCGCCTGAGTCCGGCCGCCGGGGGCCCGTGCCCCCGGCCCCGGGCCGCGCCCCGGCCGCCCCCCGAAGCCCCAGCCCACCGAACGCCACCAGGATGGTGAACACGACCATGAACCAGTTCCCCGCAGCCTCCGCGAGCGGCCTCTACACCGGCCCGCAGGTGGACAACCGCTATGTCGTCCCCCGCTTCGTCGAGCGCACCTCCCAGGGCGTGCGCGAGTACGACCCGTACGCGAAGCTCTTCGAGGAGCGCGTGATCTTCCTCGGGGTCCAGATCGACGACGCCTCCGCCAACGACGTCATGGCGCAGCTGCTGTGCCTGGAGTCCATGGACCCGGACCGCGACATCTCCATCTACATCAACAGCCCCGGTGGCTCCTTCACCGCGCTGACCGCCATCTACGACACGATGCAGTTCGTGAAGCCGGACATCCAGACGGTCTGCATGGGCCAGGCGGCGTCCGCCGCGGCCGTGCTGCTGGCCGCCGGCACCCCCGGCAAGCGGATGGCCCTGCCGCACGCCCGTGTGCTGATCCACCAGCCGTCGTCGCAGACGGGCCGCGAGCAGCTCTCGGACCTGGAGATCGCGGCCAACGAGATCCTGCGCATGCGCGAGCAGCTCGAGGAGATGCTGGCCAAGCACTCCTCCACGCCGATCGAGAAGGTGCGCGAGGACATCGAGCGCGACAAGATCCTCACGGCCGAGGACGCGCTCGCGTACGGCCTGGTCGACCAGATCGTGTCGACCCGCAAGAGCGCGGCCGCAGCGGCCGCCTGACGCCGAACCTGCCCTTGGCGCGGTACACGTCAATGTGAACCGCGCCAAGGGGGGCCCGAACCGGGGGCCCGGCAAGGTACCGTCGGATATGAGGCACCAGGAGCCGCTGAACCAAGCGCTCCCAGGCGAAGGGGAAGCACCTCGTGGCACGCATCGGTGATGGCGGCGACCTGCTCAAGTGCTCGTTCTGCGGAAAGAGCCAGAAGCAGGTGAAGAAGCTCATCGCAGGCCCCGGGGTGTACATCTGCGACGAGTGCATCGACCTCTGCAACGAGATCATCGAGGAGGAGCTCGCCGAGACCTCCGAGGTGCGGTGGGAGGAACTCCCCAAGCCCCGCGAGATCTACGAGTTCCTCGAGGGTTACGTCGTCGGGCAGGAGCCCGCGAAGAAGGCCCTCTCGGTCGCGGTGTACAACCACTACAAGCGCGT is a window encoding:
- a CDS encoding Fpg/Nei family DNA glycosylase, with translation MPEGHTIHRLAADYRERFGGRSVRVTSPQGKFADSAALLDGTALERTEAHGKHLFLGFGGSDGGEWIHIHLGLFGKVDFGDAPAPPPTDTVRLRLANAGSYVDLRGPTACALITDCEKAAIHARLGPDPLRPDDGPERAWARISRSRTTIAALLMDQNVVAGVGNVYRAEVLFRHGIDPYRAGRDLTEREWHALWGDLVGLMREGVRNNRIDTVRPEHMPEAMGRPPRVDDHGGEVYVYRRAQLPCHICGGEIRTAGLAARNLFWCPGCQPA
- a CDS encoding GNAT family N-acetyltransferase is translated as MTTELRVLRREEWDRWYGKLELAFGGVPESPSERELWNELTECERSLGVLDGGDWVGTAGAFSFRVSVPGGAFVPAAGVTMVSVAATHRRRGVLTSMMRRQLDDVRALGEPLALLTASEPEIYGRFGYGIATHQLNLEIDTVRARITAPPGTDDVRLRFAPAAESAEACEALYRSTLGSRPGMLARTPGWERLPLLDPPAQREGASAMQCVLAERDGEVVGYVRFHNKPEWDASGPNGSLLLRDIDALDPAAYAALWRFLFGVDLTSRIRARNRPVDDPLLHLVSDVRRCGVRVRDSLHARLVDVGAALEARTYRTPVDVVLEVEDAFCPWNGGRWRLSGDAKGASCERTAGPADLSLNVRELGAAYLGGVTLSSLAGAGRVRELRGGALAEASTAFASDVAPWLPHGF
- a CDS encoding PP2C family protein-serine/threonine phosphatase, yielding MARGAADSYTARMRKATHRARTTLRRSGVDYFRGDGSDWIALAGLLLTVPAIAWGTILMPVWCTPAALVLPIVAGGLLLRPASLLGLYAAAALALIVESLVLGPYTEGPARVTPGTVLVVAACGLFGLLIAQFRARVGVPWRRGGTMLFDLRERIRVQSALPRLPQGWHREMALRPAGGQSFSGDFVVAARTNGGRTLEVVLTDVSGKGMDAASRALLLSGAFGGLLGSLPPHGFLPAANGYLLRQDWDEGFATSVHLVLDLDSGDYELLSAGHLPALQLHAGTGRWEEQAAEGPLLGVYEGAQFDPVKGTLRPGDVLMLFTDGLVEANDRDIAEGMDRLTGEADRYVATGFEGAAWHLIEAVAKDVNDDRALLLIRREP
- a CDS encoding HD domain-containing protein; translated protein: MPNLTLDQVEAIARDAHAHQTDKAGRPYTEHIRAVAEGVRTRGGTDEQIAAAWLHDAIEDDALSREWLAAAELPQQVKDLVDAMTKRPGEDAESYARRILATPGARLVKEADLAHNADPDRLALLDEPTRARLSAKYAAMRRLLGLTAG
- a CDS encoding acyltransferase family protein — translated: MFHAPNGLQRDRVPDAHREPEPLPGRTATAEATPPAPPAPVAQEAQAAPVKRRDAYFDNAKYLAIVLVAVAHAWEPVMDGSRATRAAYMFVYTFHMPAFIIISGYFSRSFQARPDQLKRLVSGVVVPFFVFEVAYTLFKRWADDDPQYPFSLTDPLYLTWFLIALFVWRLSTPLWRSIKYPLAVALVIASLGSLTPGIGQDLDLQRILQFLPFFVLGLSMRPEHFQMLRRREVRLLALPVVAAAAVFTYWVAPDVRMGWFYRSTSAEELDAPWWAGPLMTFGLFGCALLLTAAFLAWVPRRRTWFTVLGAGTICGYLLHGFLVKSLDYLGLVAQYPWLAEPAGAVAVTLATAAAVTLFCTPPVRRALRFATEPELSWAFRRDVTRLSGRAAASSPRTSR
- the tig gene encoding trigger factor; the encoded protein is MKSAVETLNPTRVRLTVEVPFEELKDSLDAAYKKINQQVTVKGFRKGKVPARVIDQRFGRGAVLEEAVNDALPKFYTEAVNEAEINPLGQPEVDITELKDGETLNFTAEVDVRPAIEIPDFSGIEVEVDAVEVSDEDVEKSVDQLRTRFASTSPVERAAADGDVVTIDLEAKVDGEVLADGVADGVQYTIGSGELLDGIDEAVTGLEAGGEATFASQLKGGSAEGKDAEITVKVTQVAARELPELDDEFAQMASEFDTLEELKADSRKRLENMKQYDQATQAQERVLEKLLELVEVPVPEKLLEDEIRTRKHNLEHHQLGQMGLDLAKYLEIQGKTEEEFDAETKEQAVKGIKTQFVLDELVSREKLNVSQEELTEHLMRRAASSGMSPDQFAQAVVEGGQVPMLVGEVARGKALATVVEASTVKDTNGEVVDMSDDEDEVEEATEVAAAATGDEEKSGA
- a CDS encoding ATP-dependent Clp protease proteolytic subunit, whose product is MPNAAGEPSIGGGLGDQVYSRLLGERIIFLGQQVDDDIANKITAQLLLLAADPEKDIYLYINSPGGSVTAGMAIYDTMQYIPNDVVTIGMGMAASMGQFLLTGGTAGKRFALPHTDILMHQGSAGIGGTASDIKIQAEYLLRTKQRMAEITARHSGQTVETIIRDGDRDRWFTAEEAKDYGLIDEIISAASGVPGGGGTGA
- a CDS encoding ATP-dependent Clp protease proteolytic subunit, with protein sequence MVNTTMNQFPAASASGLYTGPQVDNRYVVPRFVERTSQGVREYDPYAKLFEERVIFLGVQIDDASANDVMAQLLCLESMDPDRDISIYINSPGGSFTALTAIYDTMQFVKPDIQTVCMGQAASAAAVLLAAGTPGKRMALPHARVLIHQPSSQTGREQLSDLEIAANEILRMREQLEEMLAKHSSTPIEKVREDIERDKILTAEDALAYGLVDQIVSTRKSAAAAAA